A DNA window from Brassica napus cultivar Da-Ae chromosome A4, Da-Ae, whole genome shotgun sequence contains the following coding sequences:
- the LOC106357033 gene encoding phosphatidate phosphatase PAH1-like: protein MPLVGRDWTQSGVAKLFSAIKEKGYQLLFLSARAIVHAYLTRSFLNNLKQDGKALPNGPVVISPDGLFPALYREVIRRAPHEFKIA from the exons ATGCCTTTGGTTGGAAGGGACTGGACACAGTCTGGTGTTGCCAAGCTTTTTTCAGCTATAAAG GAGAAAGGATATCAGCTGCTGTTTCTGAGCGCTCGTGCCATTGTTCATGCATATCTAACAAGAAGTTTCTTAAATAATCTAAAGCAG GACGGAAAAGCTCTACCAAATGGTCCTGTAGTCATTTCACCAGACGGGTTGTTTCCAGCATTGTACCGTGAAG TGATAAGAAGAGCACCTCACGAATTCAAGATCGCATGA